The window CAGGAACCCCGTCAGCGTACCGCCTTTCTGCATTTGAGACCGTCGCGGACCATTGTGTGCCATCATGATAGGGGTTCTGGGACAACTGGCCATCCTTTCCGCCTTTGTAGCGTGCCTATTGGCTGGCCTGGCGTATCTACAGGCCGCGCGACAGCGCAATGCTTTCGACTGGCTCCGGCTGGCGCGAGGAAGCTGGAAGGCAATGTTTGGTGCCACCGTGGTGGCAGCCGCCGCACTGCTCTACCTGATCCTCACCCATCAGTTTCAGTATGCTTATGTGTATCAGTACTCCTCGCGCGACCTCCCACTGCATTATTTGATTTCTTCGTTCTGGGCCGGACAGGAAGGGTCGTTTCTGCTCTGGATCCTCTACACTGGTCTGGTTGGCTTTGGCCTGATGCGCCGGTCTGGCCGCTTCGAAGCACCTGCCATGGCTGTCGTAGCTCTCAGTCAGGTATTTCTGTTGTCGATGATTGTGGGATTGAAGCTGGGGCCCATATCCATCGGCTCCTCTCCGTTTCAGTTGCTTGTCGAACGTTTCCCAGATGCGCCAATTTTTCGTCAGAATCCGGGTTTTGTGCCAGCCGACGGCAATGGTCTCAACGATCTGCTCCTGAACCCCTGGATGACGGCTCACCCGCCTACGTTGTTTGTGGGCTTTGCCGCCATGGTAGTGCCGTTTGCCCTGGCGATAGCCGCCCTGTGGCAGCGGCGCTATCGTGACTGGATCCGTGTGGCCCTTCCCTGGATGCTGTTTAGCGTGCTCGTGCTGGGCCTTGGTATTTTTCTGGGGGGCTACTGGGCCTATGAAACCCTTTCATTCGGCGGATACTGGGCCTGGGATCCTGTAGAAAACTCCTCGCTTGTGCCCTGGATAACAGGCGCCGCTGCCCTGCATGGTATGCTTATCCAGAAGCGCAGTGGCCGGGGTTACCGTATGGCGCTTGTGCTCAGCCTGATCAGCTATGTGCTGGTGATCTACTCCACCTTTCTCACTCGAAGTGGCATTCTGGGAGATCTGTCGGTGCATTCGTTTGTCGATCTGGGGCTACACAATCAGCTTGTCATCTGGATTGCCGTCATGGCCGTGCTGGGCGGAGGGTTGCTGCTGCTTCGCTACCGGGAGTTACCAACCCCGCATGAAGAACCCCCCCTTCTCTCACGTGAAGCGTTGATCTTTATAGGCGCCCTGTTGCTGACGGTCACGGCGCTGGTAATTCTGGTGGGCACCAGTGCCCCGATCCTGGGCAAGCTATTCCGAGACAATCCAGCCAGCGTCGCCACCTCGTTTTACAATCAGTGGACGTTACCCTTAGCCGTGGCTTTCACGTTTCTGATGGGCGTGGCCCAGCTCATCTGGTGGCACAAGATGGACGTCGAGCAGGCACATCGGTTGCTGCTTCGTCCTCTGACGCTTTCGGTCGTCGCCACGTTGGCTGTGTTGCTGTTTACACCGTTTGTTGAATATACGGTGCGCTCTCCCGTAGCGGCATCAGACAATCCGATGGCCCAGGCCAGCCTGCTGGGCACCCTGGCACAACTCTGGCAGGCCTACGGCTTCAGCCTGCTGCTACTTCTGCTTGTCTTCGCTGCATTCTTTGCCTTTTTCGGCAACCTGCAGGTGCTCTGGCGTATCGGGCGTGGCAACCCACGCCTGGCCGGCGGCGCCCTCGCGCATATCGGACTGGCCGTGATGCTGCTGGGGGTGGTCGCCTCCAGCGGCTTTAACCTTCCTCTGCCCCATCGTGGGGTGCCACCAGCGTTCCGGGATGCGGAGCGTACCAACTTTGTACTGGTACGAGATGAACCGCGCCGCGTAGGCGGCTACGAGGTGCGCTACGAGGGTCGTGGCTTCACGCCTGAGGGACATACGTTCTATCGCCTGTCATTTACTACACCTGATGGACGCACCTTTACGCTTAAGCCCGTCGCCTACCAAAACAGTCGTGAGGAATGGATCCTGCATCCCGACATTAAGCTGGGGCTCTGGAAAGACCTGTTCGTGGCCGTCTCACCAGCCGAGATGTTTGCGCAGGATTCGACGTTTACGGAGAATGGTGGTGAGCTGGTACTGACCCGCGGCGACTCGGTAGTGCTCGGGCACCAGGAATTCGCGTTGCGTTTCGTGGGCTTTGATACGCAGGTCGATCCCGCTTTGCTACCCGACAGCACGACCATTGCCGTAGCGGCCGTGCTGCGTGTGACAAATCTGCAGACGCAGGAAACGCGCACCCTGCGCCCCGTCTATCTGGTCCGTCCCGACCGCTCTGTGCAGTACATTCAGACACGCGTGCGCGACTGGAATCTGGCCGTTACGTTCACCAGCATGAATGTCAGCTCTGGCGAAATCACCCTGGCCATTGAAGGGGTTAAGGTAATGCCAGACGACTGGATCGTGGTGCAGGCCGACGAAAAACCCCTGATCAACCTGGTCTGGCTGGGTTTTCTACTCATGAGTGGCGGAATCGGCCTC is drawn from Rhodothermus sp. and contains these coding sequences:
- the ccsA gene encoding cytochrome c biogenesis protein CcsA, which translates into the protein MIGVLGQLAILSAFVACLLAGLAYLQAARQRNAFDWLRLARGSWKAMFGATVVAAAALLYLILTHQFQYAYVYQYSSRDLPLHYLISSFWAGQEGSFLLWILYTGLVGFGLMRRSGRFEAPAMAVVALSQVFLLSMIVGLKLGPISIGSSPFQLLVERFPDAPIFRQNPGFVPADGNGLNDLLLNPWMTAHPPTLFVGFAAMVVPFALAIAALWQRRYRDWIRVALPWMLFSVLVLGLGIFLGGYWAYETLSFGGYWAWDPVENSSLVPWITGAAALHGMLIQKRSGRGYRMALVLSLISYVLVIYSTFLTRSGILGDLSVHSFVDLGLHNQLVIWIAVMAVLGGGLLLLRYRELPTPHEEPPLLSREALIFIGALLLTVTALVILVGTSAPILGKLFRDNPASVATSFYNQWTLPLAVAFTFLMGVAQLIWWHKMDVEQAHRLLLRPLTLSVVATLAVLLFTPFVEYTVRSPVAASDNPMAQASLLGTLAQLWQAYGFSLLLLLLVFAAFFAFFGNLQVLWRIGRGNPRLAGGALAHIGLAVMLLGVVASSGFNLPLPHRGVPPAFRDAERTNFVLVRDEPRRVGGYEVRYEGRGFTPEGHTFYRLSFTTPDGRTFTLKPVAYQNSREEWILHPDIKLGLWKDLFVAVSPAEMFAQDSTFTENGGELVLTRGDSVVLGHQEFALRFVGFDTQVDPALLPDSTTIAVAAVLRVTNLQTQETRTLRPVYLVRPDRSVQYIQTRVRDWNLAVTFTSMNVSSGEITLAIEGVKVMPDDWIVVQADEKPLINLVWLGFLLMSGGIGLAMTRRARELRQFLFRR